The genomic DNA ttttttttctggttaaTTCATAGGAGTAAACCTTGTTCTTAgggttttgtaattttggaGGTATCTGTTTTTCACTTGTATCCATCATAtcattacctttttttttctgtttaattAATGGAAACTGATCAGATAAGATATATTAAGAATATGTGGGGTATCGGATGTACTCTATGTAACTTTcatatttagggttttgaaaatTTATCCCTACCATGAATAAACTGATGGGTGGTGTATGTTTAAGCTGTTCAGCAAgtgatatacatacatacatacatacatacatacatacatacatacatacatacatacatacatacatatatatatatatattagttgttttgaatttgtatACATATCTGGGATTTTATGATTTGAATTGGATATCAAGAGATCTATGTAAAATTACAGATTCCAAAAGAGATTAGAAGCAAAGTTATTTCTATGTGAAGTTCTCTTTCTGGACGGATTCATTTATTTTCCTTCCGACCATTCTTAACCATTGCAGCAAGTTGAGAAGAAAATAGAAGGCGAAAAGGGTTCTGAACAAGATGGTGTTTCCTTAACCGTTGCAACATCATCTGAGCCTCCAGCTGCAGCAGTTGAGGCTGAGAAGGCTGCTGATGCTCCTGCGCCAGATGTTCCGCTTGTAGAAGAAATAAAAGTGGAAAATGAAGCCATTCCTGCTTCACAAATACTCGATATCCCAAAGCAAGCGGTTGATGCTGTTGAGAGCCTGGCAGAGATTAAGAGCGCAATTAAGTCTGTAGGAAGAGAAGTGGCCATAGATAGCATTGAAATAGCTGATGCTCCTGTGCCAGATGTTCCGCTCgcagaagaaaaaaagatggaaaatgaatccattcctgattcaCAAACATTAGATATTCAAAGTGTGGTTGCGTCTGTAGTGAGAGAAGCACCGAAAGAACCATCCATAGATAGCTTTGAAGTAGGGCAAGTGGAGGAACCGAAGATAGTTGATGCTCCTCTATCATCAATTGTAACCATTGAGAATCAAGAGAAGCCTTTGGAAGTCACTTCGGACGAAGGATCCATAGCAACAGTCAAAGACTTAGATGTGAAGGACAAACTAGAAGAATCTGAGCACGTAGAGCCTGAAGACATTGTGCAGGATGAGACGGAAAAAATGAAGGCTCTATAGCTGAAAAGACTGAGCCTACCAGAGTCTTGGAGGAAGGGATAACTGAAACAACGGACGCACCTAGTCTAGCTGTGGAGGAAGAACCAGAACAGCCCAAAATCGtggaacaagaaaagaaacaggATCAAGTTGGGCCTGAGGAAAGTGTTGATGTTGAAGAAGTGAAAGATGAAGGATTTTCAGTTGATAAGGTTGAAGATTCAACAGTCGTGGAAGAAGCGCAAAATGATGAAGATAACAAGCCTAGACTAACTGAAAATCTTGGAGCGGCTTCACTTAGTCGGGAAGCTCAAATTGAAGTACAAGATGAAGGGGATGCTTCTCTACCTGACGTCAAAGAAAAGTTAGCAACTGAAgacgaaaagaaagaacaaagtgCTGTCAATGTGGTTGGGAAGCTAGCAGAAAAGCCAGCTATGGAGACTGAAAACGTCGGGGAAGAGAATgtgaaaatcaaagaaaacgaGAAGAGGAATGTGATTCCTGAGGGTTCAactcaaataattaaagaaGATGAGAATAAGGAATCGATTGGCGTTGATGTGGCTGAGAAGCTAGTGAACGAGGCAGATGTGGAACTGGAAAAGGTTGGAGAAAACGAGGTGGAGACTGTAGAGGATGGAAAGAGAGATTTGGTAACTGAGGATTCAATTCAACCAATCATAGAGGAACAAAGGAAAGAATCAAATGGAGGTGATGTGATTGAGAAGCTAGCGGAGCAGGCTGAGGTGAAGTTGGAAAAGGTTGGAGAAGATAATGTGGCAAAGGATGTCGAAACTGAAGATAATGAAGACAGGAATGCAATAGCTGAGGATCCGGCTCCGCCAATTGAAGAGggtgaaaagaaagaattaGGCGGGTCTGATGTGGCTGGGAAGCTAGCAGAAGAGGCGGCAGTGAAGGTGGCAAGTGTAGGAGAAGAGGTGGTGGCAAAGAATGGCGGAATTGAAGAGAACGAAAAGATAAATGTGGTAACTGAGGattcaacaaaaccaattgAAATGGTTGAGAAGGTAGCAGAAGAGGCAGTGGTGGAAACAGAAAAGCCTGCAGAAAAGAATGAAACAAAGAATGTGAAATTTGAAGACGACGAAAACAAAACTGTACTTGAAGAGGATGTCAAGAACTCTATTATTTCTCTCAATGAATTTATAGAAAAATCATTTGAGGGAGCTGCGAAAGATGTTGAACCTGTGGTGGAAAGCAAAGCAGCAGAAAAGATAGAAAATGGGACTCCAGCTTAAGTTGAAACCAAGGAGGAGAAGCCGGATGAAGTCACTGGAGCTGTTGAAGTTGATGAACCACTTAACAATTCCGAGCAATATGAATTAGAAGTTAAAGGAAAGGAAACTGTTAAAACAGATGCTGATAAATTGGAGAAAATTACGGACGAAGTTGCGAAACCTGATCAGAATGTAGAGCCTCCTCCCACCAAGGATAGTGATCAGGCAAAACCCCCCAAGGACCTGCCAAAGGAAGTTCCAGCTAAGTCCTCTCAGAAACAGTCGAATAACCTTCTGTCAAAGGTAAAACAGTCACTGGTGAAGGCAAAGAAGGCTATCATCGGGGGGAAATCTCCAAGCTCGCGAACTCCTGCCACCGGAACCAGGGAGGCTATCAAAGTTAAATAACGAGATGGAATATTAATTTGCATCTGGCTTGTGTTTTTATGGTAAAAGGATGTGTGCATATAGAAGATATAAAGGCTCTGCCATAATCAGTACTGTAATGTGGTGTGTATATTTGTTAGTTTTCTTCCCCCCTTGATGCTGTTGATTTAATTGTAATTACTGTTTGAGTTTTCGGCGTTGATTCTTGTCAGTTTCATCGGGAAGGAAATTTATGAGCGTGAAAATGGAATGCAGATTTATGTTAAAAGTTGCAAATATCAGTATCATCATCTGATCACAATTTTTCTGATCATTGTGCAATTCGGTTGAAGCCATAAGTAGATTACATACAAGAGAtcaagaaaactaaaaacacCAAAACAGAAGGTTTGCGAACACCCGCTGGGAGCAGAAACCGAACGTGGAACCTTGAAAACCAAGATTTTTCGACAAAAATTCATCATATTTCATCAAAATTTCTCATTAATAAGGAATTTCAGGACATAAAAAAGAAACCGATCATAACATATTTCATCAAAATGGCTTCAgagaaagatagaaagaacGACAGATGAACTAAGACATTACTATCATTTCATTAATCAACACATATGTCCGGTATATTCTCAACTCGTAGACATCGCATTAACTCACCGGCTACAAAGTGAATGTACAAATGCTAGAAGGTACTGCAGAGTCTTCTCAAGGACCAAAATCTGTGCAATATGTAATTGTACTCTCTCCTGAAATTAGAATTCAGATGGTTATTGCCGAGGTTCAAACAACCTCACCGACTCGtactttttcagttttttgtgtACTTGTAAAATGTATCTACCCAGATCAGAAGCAAGGCAAAAAGGTCCAATCTCAGGATGCTGCAACATGGATTTCTCTCCTCCAATGACAGATAGAACTGCTAGTTAACCGAAACCTGAATATACAAGCGGAGATAAGTTCaaatttcttccaaaaatgaatTATTACTGTGGTGTGTGTGTGAACATTAAAATTTGTGGAGAATGCCTTTATACACTCACTAGCTGCTCAACTAAGCACGACATCATTCTGTTATCTGTTAGCTCTGTTGTTGTTAGCATCAGCCGCTTGAACATTATTTCCAACCAATGCAGTCTGTCCAAATCCCTCATTAATTGCTTGGCCCTGGAAACACCAAAGAACAACAAAAACTTGATTTAGGCACGAAAATAACGCAACAATCCAAGGTTCTTGACAATTATCATAACGTTATCTCACACACACAAAATCCTGGGATTTTTCACACATTGTTAATTGATTCAGGTTTGATGCTCTAATGTAAACACTAACAAAGAACCCCAACGGATATGAAGCATCAATTAAACAAAACTCCAAAACTaaccttcatataattataaacaaaaatcGACTTCATAGTACATGCACAAACCTGACTAGATGTTGGATTCATAGAGCTATTGGCATTGTTGTTTTGCATCACTTGAGAGTTCATGTTCTGAACCAAATCCTTTGAACCAGAAACTGGAGCTGATTCCACATTTTGCACAGGTCCTCCTGAACTGCCTGCATTTAGTCCTGCAGATGACTTCACAAGGGGACCTCCTGATGAGGGAGCTAAGGGCGCATATTGCATCTGCATAGGAACTCCTTGACTAGGAAGCCCAAACATCTGAAGGTTAGATCCCATCATCCCATTGAAGGCGTTGTGCCCTGCCATATGTGAACCAGGGAAATGTGTTCCTTGCATGGGGGGCACCTGAAGCATAGGGTAACTAGAAGATGCACCATTCATGTCGGGCATACCCATCCCAAAACCCATGCCTAATCTCATTCCCATTCCCATTCCAACACCCATGGGTGAGAAATGAGCCACACGGGGTCCATGCATGTGTTGCATTCCTGGTGGTAACATCATTGGTGGCATATACATACCAGCTCCCATTGACATAATCTGCATAGATATTGAAATAATAACCGTGTTATACTCAAACATTCAGTTGATTGGACATTAACATCGAAAGATGACTAAGTTAAGGAGTGATAAAGATTATGTTTACCTGTACTTGGAGTTGAAGCGTCTTTAAATACTCAATAGCCTCATCAAGCATTGAAGCTTTGTCCACCTTATATGTCATAATGAATATTTCAGTCTAACCAAATTACAGAAGATATCAACCAATAGTAGGTTATGTTAAAACTTCCATGATTATCAGTAATATCTATTACATTAAGCAACCAAGTTCAAACAAAAGTTGAAGTTCGAAAGATTGTAGAGATACATTTCAGATTTAATCAATAGACTTTCGTAGGCATGAATACTATTTTATGAAATTGCTTTCACTCCAGGAGTTTTTAATTAGATCTTTGATTTAACACTAAAATTGTTAAACTTCTGAAATCCATCAAACATCACAAGCAAATTTTCGGAAAGATGATAAAATATAACacttcgaagaaaaaaaaaaaaccaaccttATTGCAATTCGGTATGAGTTCCTGTAGCGCACGCATCTTCTCATTGATTCTGTCCCTTCGCCTCTGTTCAGAGAAATCCAGAATGAGTACAACTTAATGATCTTAGAGTTTGCAAACAGCATATTACGAAGGAACTAACATATTCCCTGTTATGAATACCATCAATGAATGGTCTTGCTCACCCTTTCCGATAAATTATGCACTTCTGCTGCTCTGCTTCTCTTGGAACCCGTGCCCCGAGCATGCGCTCCTTTCTTGACACCCACAGATTCATCCTCTACGTCCTGCACAGGAGGAAGTTTTCTTAATTTAAGGAAAGGGAAACATTAAGAAAACTCCAAGAAATATTGAATACCAAGTTTTCAACTTACATCACTATGGCATTCAGACTCGTCAGTCTCACGACATTTTCTCTTCAAAGCATGTGGTGGGTCATCTGAACCTCTCTCCACACTATTGCCTGAGCAAACAGAAGAAGCAACAACAGGTTCCAGAGTTTTTTCACCACCCGGAGATACCCTACTAGCACTTTCACAAGGTTTATCATTGGCGTTTATGTCATTCTTAGAGGTTTCTTCTTGGCATGCCCCCTCAGACCGCTTAGCAGTACATGGTTCCTCGAGAGTCTTTGTTTCTGTTGGCTTCAATTCATCACTGGACCTCACTAGAATTGGTTGGCATTGTGAATTTGACTCCTTCGGTGCACCACTGCTTGAATCAATTAGCATTGACTCGGGCAGATTGTTCCTAGTTGCAGCTGAAAACTTGTCCTTGTCTCCAATCCTTTCCATGCTTGATGAACCTAAGCCAGCCATTGCACCGTTGTTCTGAACATTAGCTTTCGCAAGAGCAGCTGGCCGTGAAAAATGGGTAAAGTTCATTATGGATGGATTAGTGTTTCTAGGCATTACTGGATCTTGCCTCTGCATCTTCATTCCAGGAAAACCGCCCGTAGATGAAATCTGATTTGAATTCTTGCCAACACCACGATGGGTGGCACTAGTATTATCACCAGCAGTATCTGAAACCCTTGATCTGGAAGATGGATACGATGCTTGAGATTGCTGCGATGATAACGAGTACAATTGACTAGTACCAGTTCTAGGTCTGCTAACATCAGCACGGCCGATTAAAGCAACCTTTCCCACATTCCTTTGTTGCAAACTAGCATCTTCATGTGCAGAATTCGGATTGGAATCCCTAAGCACCTGACTAGAACTACTCCTCTTATCGATCGAGGCAAGATTATGATTGGAGGAAGCCTCATTTGCAGTTGCACTAGAAAATTCAGGCAAAAAATCATGACAGTACTCATGATGTAAAGGCTCATCAATGGAATAATTCAACCAAGGCAACATGTCATCATCCTCACTCAAACCCATCTCAGAAGATGGCACCGACAACGGAATTTCATCCAATCCAGAATCCACCACAGACCCAAATTTCCCTGTCTTCCCAACGTTGCTATTTCCTACATCTCTATCTCGATTTTTCGGGGTGTTAGAAGACGGTAAGCTATTACAAGATGGATTCTTCCTAGTTCTACTGGACTGACCCTGCATCACAACCTGACCATTTTCCCATACCAACTCAAGAAAATCATTTCTGCATTAAATCCCACAACAAATCCACAAATTTTCAAATGTTAAATGAGATAGCAcccaaaacacaaaacaattcaATGGCACGAATCAAAAGGGGCAAAACTGCAAAGACTGTAAAATTTGGAACAGAAAACTTACTCAAAGTCTTGACTTGAATCAACCCTTCCGGCTATCCGATAAAGCTCCGACAAAGGCATTGTGAGGAGCTGGAAAATCACTGTTATTCTGAAACGGCACACAGCTTCAAGAACACAGACATCATTGATCTTACAAAGTccgattacggattagtaaacgagCCATTTGTGCTGAGATCAAAGCACCAGAAATTAATACATATATGTGTACATATAGAATGCCAAGAAAGAGTGATTGAAGACAGAGACGTGAACTCCCAACCAAACCCCCAGTATAAGACAATCCCAGTTCAACCTATagtgggaaaagaaaagaaatatatattcTTCACAGTTATATAATTTTACAGAATAAAATCTTACTTTAAATACTAAAGTCTCTgtcaacaagaaaataaaatatgcagattttgaattaaaacataaaaagtaagCAGTCAAAGTAATTCTTTAATGGGTTCCAAAGATCCCTGAAAACCCTCTAAATTAAGCTACTTTGGGTTAAAAAATTGATTCTTTTCACTTCTTTTAATCATTGGACGAAGAACCCAGAAAACAGATTAAATTTACTTAAACTAATCAGCAATCTTTAAGCAAAATCTTCACTGCCCAAAACCCAGCTAGAAAGCTAGAAGGAAAGCAAGACACTTGATTTTGGGGAAATCAGAGTTTCTTGGATTAGCCAAATTACACTAATCCAGATGGTAAATCATATAAAACTCTTAAGAATTAGCAACTGAGCTCGAGCAAAGAGAACCCATGATTTCACAGAGTGAGAGATAGAGAATCCAAGTGGACGTGGAAGACGGCGAAAGGCTAGCTGGGTTGCGTGGGGACGGGGTTTGGTAAAAGCTTCAACTTACAACTACCAGTGCAGCTTGAAGCCATCAGTGGCTTTAACCATGGTCAAACATCGTATCATGCCTTGAATGCTTCAGCCATTTAACCTctgaattttgattaaaaaatgatTACCGCACACCCATTCTCTTACGTGTCTTATTTTTGTTCCCCAATTCGTTTCCTCGCatgtctttattttttatgtaccATAATTATACTACCTAATGAACATTCTTCAGCTCCATTCAATCGAGAGttgttcatatttacttggaaATTGCAAATTTATGTATATACTGAAGTGACTTATGAACAAGGCACATGCACCAAAATAAGGTAATGTTTAACAGAAAATGTAATTTTTAGCAAAAGAGACTTGTATATGAAAAGAGTCAGTATTTTCCTTATCATTACATCAAACGCTAATCCTAACTtaaatatctttcttttttcagtCAAAGTTGATTAGAGCAAATCTTCTGTATCCATTTTGTATGTGGTCTTGTTATGATCTCTATCATTGATTGACACGTGTTAAGTTTATGATAACAAAATTAACGAAAGTTAAATTGATTGACACATATTAATAAATGAtcaaaattacaaagagatcACATACAAAATGGATGCAAATGATTTGAACCGGTGATGATAGCTGCCACCACTAAGCCATACTCTTGTTGTCAACTTGTGCTTATCAAATCTGATCATGATCTCACTAGTTGCTACCTAAAACATGGTAGTGCTTTGACTTGGATGATCATAACCAAGCATTAATTTTTAGGGGTGTGTTTTCCACAcatctttttttacttctctcacaccttttattaatttctgtcatttaatcttcttcaattcatctgatctgacgactgaaaattaaaaggatgtgagagaagtaaaaaggggtgtgtggatatcacacccctaattTTTATAATGTCTTGTTAGAATAAAGACAGACACATTTACTATTAAAAGGCATGAACATAGCCATTTTTATTGTTATGGCCCCTGACACAATGTAATTAGAGGAAATGATTAAAACTTGTCATTATAAATTTACTAATCGAATTTTCGAAGGTTAGAGGAGACGATTAAAATTTGTCATTGTAAATTTACTAATCGAATTTTCGAAGGTGCGGGTTACTAGGCAAAGAAAAACTTTCATGCACATCTTAATGAAACATGTGTCTTACATTTGTGAAATCAGGTGAGCTATACAAGGTTATAAATGCGAGACACTCGTTTCATGTAACAGATAAAAGaaaagtttatttttaattacatcCTTTAAAACTGcatttttaatctcattttgTCCTCTGTAATTTAAAAGTCATCACTGTATtccttcaaatttaaaattcattccACTTTGACTTGTGGACTATCTCCTCCTTAAAACTTATAGGTCGCCTCATAAAACATATATGGGACCCAACACCCAATAAGACTATGCCACATGTTCAATAAATTTCATTATAAGTCTCCATTATGAGTCAACATTCAACAATTAgagaatattaaatttaaaagaaattgaagagataaaaataaaaaaataaaaaaacagaaattgatTACTCTAGCTCACCCAAATCAAACCTACATAAGAAACTAACATATCTAAGGCAATGTGGAGCGAAATTTTTGAGTTTATAGAGACGACTTTTCAAGTTTCAAGAGGTAAACTAAGATCAAAATTGAGTTCCATGGGCAAAAGTGAAGCGATTTTTGAGTTTAGAGAGTAAAATGACAACTTTTGAATTACATAGagtaaagtaaaattaaaatcgaGTTCCAAAAACCGTACCTAAAAATAAACCTAAAAGAAAATGTTGTCTCGACTAGATGAGGCAAAACAAGGTAATAAAAACATGAAACATCATTATAACTCCATGCTTAAACACCTAAAGTGTTGTGTGTGTACTTTGTATGCATTTGTTTATCTGTTTATTTAGTTTTCGTTTTGAGGAAACATGAGGGTTTAAGAGATGGAAGGACAAGAGGTAAACTATAGAGTCCTCTAACATCAAACAATATGCGCCTACTTTAGTAAAATTAAGCTCTTTGATTCACTGTTTAGTTTTCTATCACTTGAATTATAATTCCAAGTGTATGCTTTGGATCTATTTGGTAATCCCTTTCCCGATGCTTTGAATCCATTTGTTGATGTGCATTGATCATAAAAGTAGGGCCACAGCTGGCaggttgttttttttaataagataGATGCATTTGATGTCCTTATACTCTCTACTCGAACAGAGCATATTATCCTATGGTATTTGTTAATCTTATCTTATTATCTTATAAATTTGGATGTGGATTTGGATTTTGTTGTGGACTTTATGTTTGGATTTAGAATGCAAACAACAACATCATTattgagtgtgtgtgtgtgcgcgcgtgtCTCTATCAGATATGTGACATCATTTTTTTACACACGTTTTTGTGAGCCCACCCTGTAATATATTTCAATAATTCGAATCTGAAACCATATCACCATTGGGTTAAGGGTTTATGGTTACTTTGTAGAAATGTATGAATCATTTTGTTCACTATAAATGAATGTTTTAatggttttagatttgattctatatatataaaaaaaaaatggttttgtatttgtctaattttttacaagaatgatctatgaataaTGTTCTAAAAGATAGACGGTTCGGACCGTTAAAATATATTACGGAGTGGACTCCACAAGaacttatataaaaaattgtataaaaaaaatatgatgccATGAATTCCTATATATACACTAATATACATCGATCGTTATATGTTGTTGGCTGGTGTccctttttcaaatttgaacttaaataaTCACGTTAGATTTGAAAGTTAGGGATTAAGGCATAATGCATAAATAATCTATTGACCTGCATATAATTAAcgagttttaaaaaaaatattcttccCCTTCATTTTTGGAGAGACTTTTATTCGTTATATATTATCGTCGGTTTGTAGCGGTGGCAGTGGCACAGCAATGACGTAAAGGTTTagtcttttttttgttttggttgcaaTGTTTTCCtgtaattttcaactttaattacataaataattaaacagcCTTTTAATTAGATGATTAACGAAAGTTTACTTGAATCAAATATTTTGGACTTTTAGCTTGTTTCAATCCTCTTGTTGTGTAAGAGTGATGATATTACGAAACCTGATAAAGCTACTAATACTAACTATTTAGACTAGATTTTATAAACCATACGACATTGTTGTTAATGGTTATATTAttttgattaacgtgcttatttcatattggtgacacattacaTATAGTTTGCAAATATGGTCTAAAATTTTGATATACCTAGCATTGTTGTTATGAACCAGATGAATGCGGAGTGGGAACCAACCAAAGCATAGCACGCAAAAATTAATTTACAGTTTACATTCATCGTCGTCTGAATCACTATTTAGgttaaaaaaacaaaccaaatcaCCAATCTATGATATAAAAAAGTTActcggaaaaaagaaaaaacaaacagGGTCGATCTAAAGCTTTAGAGCGCATCATCTTTATCCAAAACAACGAATCGaattgcttttgaaaaaaacatCACCTTGCAGTCTCATCGGTCGAGTAGAATCTATATCACAGTTGAATAATGGAGTTATATAGTGCTTCCCTTGATTAAGGCAAACAAAATGGCGAAGCTGCCCTCTAATTTATTGAAGCATAAGGGTTTATACCAAGGATATGATAGCctttttagttttcatgcatggtGTATTATAAAAGGCAACAGTATTAGGGGACATCCAAATCACAAATTTTATACTCTTGGTTATTTGTAGGACCCCGGCCAAATTGTAATGTTAAAAACATATAAAAGAAGTTCAACAAAGTGATGGACAATCTAGAAGTTACTAAAGCCTATTAAATTAATCACTCATATCGTTCATATTTTGTGAATTTCACAAGCAGCATGACAGTCATAATCAATCTGCTTCAACATCAAAATTTCACATTTTGAAATGAAATTGTATCCGGTATAAaagattgttgaataagaaaatAGCTAGTATTTTATTGTTCAatgagaaattaaatttaaaaaaaaaattaaacaaacaaaaaaaaagagtaatttAATAGTGATAAGATATGATGTAACATGCAAGATAAAGAAATATGGATAACATAGTGAGCTCGTAGTCGGTGATAATCAGAAGGGCCAATTGATTGGATGTGTTTATATGTCTTCAATGAAGAGGACGATGTCCTTTAATTTatgcttttttcttttcgtaGATGACATGAAAATGTTCATCAAACTGTATATGAATGGAAATGTGCGAAGCCAAATgccaaaccaaaattcaaaagatTAGGGTTTGGGACTGCAGGTGGACCACtacactgaaatttttttttagtgtgctgAGAATTAATTGTGCCGAACAGTTTTCGATACATTGAAAATCTCTTAACCACAGTTGTCTCAAGCATGGGTACGTAATGGGTTATGTCCACGTGGACCCTTCTTGACCCAACAATTGGATTTGGCGCCATCAAGGGGTGGACCCGAATATGACGGAGCATCTTTTTCTCATCTTCTGGTTGATGCGTGAACCGTTATTAACAGACAGAAAAGAGTCCTGTGATAGCAAGCTAGGGTTTCTGCTTTTTCAGAGATGAAGGATTTGAGGCCCTCCAAATTGACTAATCAGCAAAGATATTTGTAGGGTGCGGGATATTTAACCAGAAAAAGATATGGAAGGTGCGGGAATTCACGTGCACGTATGAAGTTCACGTGACTACTGTTTCCATGTCCCTGGAATTTGGCATCCAACATCTAGTGTGTCCAGTGTGTGCGTTTTCATTGCTTGAGCCCGCTAGGACTGATTTGAGAAGGATTGCATGGCAAAAGTTTACCATTATAGCGTTTCATGTCAATATTATAGAATATGTGTTAGTTTTTTACACATGTTATTGTGTTATTTGCACAAAACGCTATTATGAAGGTGAACCGTGTCATACAAATTATTGTCCTCTGGTTTCCATGGCATGCATGTCTTGCTTTCTATTTTCCTGCACGTGTCCCATATTTGAGGATGTATTATTCAAGTGCCCCAGCAAAGTGACAAATCCagaaattaatttgtttcaCAGTGATTTTAGTTATATCATGAATTGATGTGCATAATGTATCACTGCCACTGATCTAAAATGTGGAACAAAAGTTTGGTTTCTTTgggccacttagtattacggtcaagtggtattcttcttcatttgtaaatgaggtcttaggtttgattatcgccaaagataaatttgaactatgcacattattgttagtctatTATGAGGTTAAACCCACCTCCCTCtcctttagtatagataatatcatttgttaaaaaaaaaattctatttctTTGGAGCTAGCTGGCAACTATGTAACGTCCTGCAGCTATGAAAGCTGCATACACATGTTTGTGAGCATGGATTTGAGTTCATTTACAAGTAATGATCTA from Pyrus communis chromosome 17, drPyrComm1.1, whole genome shotgun sequence includes the following:
- the LOC137722328 gene encoding uncharacterized protein, translating into MAAETVASLQIPTTDEQVEKKIEGEKGSEQDGVSLTVATSSEPPAAAVEAEKAADAPAPDVPLVEEIKVENEAIPASQILDIPKQAVDAVESLAEIKSAIKSVGREVAIDSIEIADAPVPDVPLAEEKKMENESIPDSQTLDIQSVVASVVREAPKEPSIDSFEVGQVEEPKIVDAPLSSIVTIENQEKPLEVTSDEGSIATVKDLDVKDKLEESEHVEPEDIVQDETEKMKAL
- the LOC137722129 gene encoding CUE domain-containing protein 5-like; its protein translation is METENVGEENVKIKENEKRNVIPEGSTQIIKEDENKESIGVDVAEKLVNEADVELEKVGENEVETVEDGKRDLVTEDSIQPIIEEQRKESNGGDVIEKLAEQAEVKLEKVGEDNVAKDVETEDNEDRNAIAEDPAPPIEEGEKKELGGSDVAGKLAEEAAVKVASVGEEVVAKNGGIEENEKINVVTEDSTKPIEMVEKVAEEAVVETEKPAEKNETKNVKFEDDENKTVLEEDVKNSIISLNEFIEKSFEGAAKDVEPVEEKPDEVTGAVEVDEPLNNSEQYELEVKGKETVKTDADKLEKITDEVAKPDQNVEPPPTKDSDQAKPPKDLPKEVPAKSSQKQSNNLLSKVKQSLVKAKKAIIGGKSPSSRTPATGTREAIKVK
- the LOC137722327 gene encoding transcription factor PIF3-like isoform X2, translating into MPLSELYRIAGRVDSSQDFDATANEASSNHNLASIDKRSSSSQVLRDSNPNSAHEDASLQQRNVGKVALIGRADVSRPRTGTSQLYSLSSQQSQASYPSSRSRVSDTAGDNTSATHRGVGKNSNQISSTGGFPGMKMQRQDPVMPRNTNPSIMNFTHFSRPAALAKANVQNNGAMAGLGSSSMERIGDKDKFSAATRNNLPESMLIDSSSGAPKESNSQCQPILVRSSDELKPTETKTLEEPCTAKRSEGACQEETSKNDINANDKPCESASRVSPGGEKTLEPVVASSVCSGNSVERGSDDPPHALKRKCRETDESECHSDDVEDESVGVKKGAHARGTGSKRSRAAEVHNLSERRRRDRINEKMRALQELIPNCNKVDKASMLDEAIEYLKTLQLQVQIMSMGAGMYMPPMMLPPGMQHMHGPRVAHFSPMGVGMGMGMRLGMGFGMGMPDMNGASSSYPMLQVPPMQGTHFPGSHMAGHNAFNGMMGSNLQMFGLPSQGVPMQMQYAPLAPSSGGPLVKSSAGLNAGSSGGPVQNVESAPVSGSKDLVQNMNSQVMQNNNANSSMNPTSSQGQAINEGFGQTALVGNNVQAADANNNRANR
- the LOC137722327 gene encoding transcription factor PIF3-like isoform X1; this translates as MPLSELYRIAGRVDSSQDFENDFLELVWENGQVVMQGQSSRTRKNPSCNSLPSSNTPKNRDRDVGNSNVGKTGKFGSVVDSGLDEIPLSVPSSEMGLSEDDDMLPWLNYSIDEPLHHEYCHDFLPEFSSATANEASSNHNLASIDKRSSSSQVLRDSNPNSAHEDASLQQRNVGKVALIGRADVSRPRTGTSQLYSLSSQQSQASYPSSRSRVSDTAGDNTSATHRGVGKNSNQISSTGGFPGMKMQRQDPVMPRNTNPSIMNFTHFSRPAALAKANVQNNGAMAGLGSSSMERIGDKDKFSAATRNNLPESMLIDSSSGAPKESNSQCQPILVRSSDELKPTETKTLEEPCTAKRSEGACQEETSKNDINANDKPCESASRVSPGGEKTLEPVVASSVCSGNSVERGSDDPPHALKRKCRETDESECHSDDVEDESVGVKKGAHARGTGSKRSRAAEVHNLSERRRRDRINEKMRALQELIPNCNKVDKASMLDEAIEYLKTLQLQVQIMSMGAGMYMPPMMLPPGMQHMHGPRVAHFSPMGVGMGMGMRLGMGFGMGMPDMNGASSSYPMLQVPPMQGTHFPGSHMAGHNAFNGMMGSNLQMFGLPSQGVPMQMQYAPLAPSSGGPLVKSSAGLNAGSSGGPVQNVESAPVSGSKDLVQNMNSQVMQNNNANSSMNPTSSQGQAINEGFGQTALVGNNVQAADANNNRANR